The following coding sequences are from one Verrucomicrobiia bacterium window:
- a CDS encoding tetratricopeptide repeat protein yields MKPLDFPDVHHLAAACGWLELGLPHEAEKELKNVSPGYRRHPQVLRLLCQIAARRQQWRQCAEAARCLTQVAPEDGLGWMQLAHSLHQLGQTAAAHDLLLQVMDMLEPDSRMALDLSCYACRLGHLSESQEWLARAFELAAQPQEREALKARALEDPSLAPLRDVIQHLV; encoded by the coding sequence ATGAAACCGTTGGATTTTCCCGACGTGCACCATCTTGCCGCCGCCTGTGGCTGGCTCGAGTTGGGGCTCCCGCACGAGGCCGAAAAAGAACTGAAAAACGTTTCACCCGGGTATCGCCGGCATCCGCAAGTATTGCGCCTGCTGTGTCAAATTGCCGCCCGCCGTCAACAATGGCGGCAATGTGCCGAGGCGGCGCGCTGCCTCACCCAGGTGGCGCCCGAGGACGGTCTCGGGTGGATGCAACTGGCTCACAGCTTGCACCAGTTGGGCCAGACGGCCGCAGCCCATGACCTGTTGCTGCAGGTCATGGACATGCTCGAGCCGGATTCACGCATGGCGCTGGACCTCTCGTGTTATGCCTGTCGTCTGGGTCATCTATCCGAAAGCCAGGAATGGCTGGCGCGTGCTTTCGAGCTGGCCGCCCAGCCCCAGGAGCGCGAGGCGTTGAAGGCGCGCGCGCTGGAGGACCCGTCGCTGGCGCCTCTGCGCGATGTCATCCAACACCTGGTTTGA
- the recG gene encoding ATP-dependent DNA helicase RecG gives MESTKATPAILEQPVTVLWGVGAERSELLAKLGIRTVADLLLHCPRRYEDRRHTLPIGTLQQGQTALVRGRVLAHGVKYFKRRTKSVYELILDDGTGRLYCHWWNLPFMEKYFRVGDEVVAYGTVRQLRPPTMDHPDTEVLEADEEAGAHFERITPIYRLTEGVTQRWLRGLIWRTLRQVEGQIPETHPVLVEAGFLPKSQALNALHFPAEAEEAERARQRLAMEELLALQIQLQTRRWKLQQRAVPLPCGGDNNRLIKPFLARLPFKLTAAQTRVLREIRQDLGGTCPMRRLLQGDVGAGKTVVAACAALMALESGHDVALMAPTTILAEQHFRTFQTWLAPLGVAVHLYLSGRQAETLGAASPQLAIGTHALITEDFSLPRLGLVIIDEQHKFGVAQREALVRKGRYPHLLIMTATPIPRTLGLTLYGDLDVSVLDERPAGRGAIRTFVRAPDKAPKVWEFVRQQLAAGRQAYVVYPRLEEGDSENGLKALQEEYDHVCQCLRPWRVGMVHGRMPPAGREEIMADFRANRVQVLLATSVIEVGVDVPNATVMVVENAERFGLAQLHQLRGRIGRGAHTSYCILLAGVKSPEALERLEVLVQHQDGFAIAEEDLRLRGPGDLCGQAQSGLPDFRFADLRRDLKLVEQARDLARKQLVGPGGAR, from the coding sequence GTGGAAAGCACGAAGGCCACACCCGCCATTTTGGAGCAGCCCGTCACCGTGTTGTGGGGGGTGGGCGCGGAGCGCTCGGAATTGCTGGCCAAACTGGGGATTCGGACCGTTGCTGACTTGCTGTTGCACTGTCCCCGGCGTTATGAAGACCGGCGCCACACCCTGCCCATTGGCACGTTGCAACAGGGGCAAACGGCCCTGGTGCGGGGGCGTGTGCTGGCACATGGAGTCAAGTACTTCAAGCGCCGCACGAAATCCGTGTACGAACTCATCTTGGATGACGGCACCGGCCGGCTCTACTGCCATTGGTGGAATCTTCCGTTCATGGAGAAATATTTCCGGGTGGGTGATGAGGTTGTCGCTTATGGCACGGTGCGCCAACTGCGTCCTCCCACCATGGATCATCCCGATACGGAGGTGCTGGAGGCAGATGAGGAGGCTGGCGCCCATTTCGAGCGCATCACCCCCATTTACCGGCTGACGGAGGGGGTCACGCAACGCTGGCTTCGCGGGTTGATCTGGCGCACCTTGCGGCAGGTGGAGGGCCAGATTCCCGAGACGCATCCGGTCCTGGTGGAGGCGGGTTTTCTGCCCAAATCACAGGCCTTGAATGCTCTGCATTTTCCCGCCGAAGCCGAAGAGGCCGAGCGCGCCCGCCAGCGGCTGGCGATGGAGGAATTGCTGGCATTGCAAATCCAACTGCAAACCCGGCGCTGGAAGTTGCAACAGCGCGCCGTGCCCCTGCCTTGCGGCGGGGACAACAACCGGCTCATCAAACCCTTCCTCGCCCGCCTTCCTTTCAAACTTACCGCAGCCCAAACCCGGGTGTTGCGGGAAATCCGGCAGGACCTGGGCGGGACATGTCCCATGCGGCGCTTGTTGCAGGGGGATGTGGGCGCGGGTAAAACCGTGGTGGCGGCTTGCGCGGCGTTGATGGCCCTGGAAAGCGGGCATGATGTGGCGCTCATGGCGCCCACCACCATTCTGGCCGAGCAACATTTTCGCACTTTTCAAACGTGGCTGGCGCCCTTGGGGGTGGCGGTGCATTTGTACCTTTCCGGGCGCCAGGCGGAGACGCTTGGCGCGGCCTCTCCCCAGTTGGCCATCGGCACCCACGCCTTGATTACGGAAGATTTCAGCCTTCCCAGACTGGGACTGGTGATCATTGACGAACAGCACAAGTTTGGCGTGGCCCAGCGCGAGGCCCTGGTGCGCAAGGGGCGCTATCCGCATCTGCTCATCATGACGGCCACGCCCATCCCGCGAACTCTGGGGTTGACCTTGTATGGGGATCTGGATGTTTCCGTGCTGGATGAGCGGCCGGCCGGGCGGGGGGCCATCCGCACTTTTGTCCGTGCGCCGGATAAAGCGCCCAAGGTATGGGAATTTGTGCGGCAGCAGCTCGCGGCGGGCCGGCAGGCTTATGTGGTTTATCCGCGCCTGGAAGAGGGGGATTCCGAGAACGGTTTGAAAGCGCTGCAGGAGGAATATGATCACGTGTGTCAATGCTTGCGGCCGTGGCGCGTGGGCATGGTGCACGGGCGGATGCCGCCAGCCGGGCGGGAGGAGATCATGGCCGATTTCCGCGCCAACCGGGTGCAGGTGCTTCTGGCCACCAGTGTCATTGAGGTGGGGGTGGATGTCCCCAATGCCACGGTGATGGTGGTGGAGAATGCGGAGCGGTTTGGCCTGGCCCAACTGCACCAACTGCGCGGGCGCATCGGCCGCGGCGCCCACACATCTTATTGCATATTGCTGGCCGGCGTTAAATCGCCCGAGGCCCTGGAGCGCCTGGAGGTGCTGGTGCAGCATCAGGACGGTTTTGCCATTGCCGAGGAGGATTTGCGGCTGCGCGGGCCGGGTGACCTGTGCGGGCAGGCGCAAAGCGGGCTGCCGGATTTTCGTTTTGCGGATTTGCGGCGCGATCTGAAACTGGTGGAGCAGGCGCGGGATTTGGCGCGCAAGCAGTTGGTGGGGCCGGGAGGGGCGAGGTGA
- a CDS encoding phosphopantothenoylcysteine decarboxylase — protein MRCLVTAGPTFEPLDEVRRLTNFSTGRLGCGLAAALTAAGHEVCLLLSEQAIVPPPELPRSEIQRFTSTQSLREQLAARAGGAIEAVFHAAAVSDFTFGRIYRRLPDGTTQEVRGAKIESRGAPLLAELVPTPKLLPLLRDWFPRAIIIGWKYELEGTTEEALAKARRQLEEARSHACVLNGRAYGPGFALVTSQRPPQHCRDQQALCASLLQLLAERAPG, from the coding sequence ATGCGCTGTCTGGTCACGGCCGGCCCCACGTTTGAGCCGCTGGATGAAGTCCGCCGCCTAACCAATTTTTCCACCGGCAGGCTGGGTTGTGGCCTGGCCGCCGCCCTGACCGCCGCCGGTCATGAGGTGTGTCTGCTGCTGAGCGAGCAGGCCATCGTGCCGCCCCCGGAGCTGCCGCGGAGCGAAATCCAGCGTTTCACCTCCACGCAAAGCCTGCGCGAACAGTTGGCCGCCCGCGCCGGCGGGGCCATCGAGGCGGTTTTTCACGCTGCCGCCGTCAGCGACTTTACGTTTGGCCGCATTTACCGCCGCCTGCCCGATGGCACCACGCAGGAGGTGCGCGGCGCCAAAATTGAATCACGCGGCGCGCCTTTGCTGGCTGAACTGGTGCCCACGCCCAAACTTCTGCCGCTTCTGCGCGATTGGTTTCCCCGGGCCATCATCATTGGCTGGAAATACGAGCTGGAAGGCACAACGGAGGAAGCCCTCGCCAAAGCCCGGCGCCAGCTAGAGGAGGCCCGTTCCCATGCCTGCGTCCTCAACGGCCGCGCCTACGGCCCCGGCTTTGCCCTGGTCACGTCGCAACGCCCCCCCCAACACTGCCGGGACCAGCAGGCCCTCTGCGCGTCCCTGCTGCAACTGCTGGCGGAACGCGCCCCCGGTTGA